One region of Gammaproteobacteria bacterium genomic DNA includes:
- the lnt gene encoding apolipoprotein N-acyltransferase, translating to MSTSLERRIPPPLAAAGGDLAALLAGASLVFAYAPFGLGLLAVPALALLFLLWWLVPERALRRGYAFGLGQFGAGVSWVFVSIYGYGGVNLPLSLFLTALFVAFLALFPAAAGALAGRFGRRRGAAPALALVFPACWVLLEWCRGWFLTGFPWLLMGYSQLDLPLAGWAPVLGVYGVSLTVALSAGLLAAAVLAPSWRDRTWPVVAVAVLWLAGALMAGVSWTQPHGRPLKVSLLQGNIPQELKWTFELRQPTLDLYAGLTRANWDADLIVWPETALPDFYHREQDFLDGLEAEARRHGSSLLVGVLYQEPGSRRYFNSMVSLDGGRAFYHKNHLVPFTEYLPLKGALAGIVDFMNVPMSDFSAGGPDQSPLPAAGQQAGISICYEDAFGEEVIRMLPQATVLVNVSNDAWFGESVAPFQHLQMARMRALESGRPMLRATNTGLTAVIDARGAVQSQAPQFKVYALNDEVQPMRGMTPYARSGNSVAVGAAVLMWLAGLWPGGGRKR from the coding sequence ATGAGCACTTCCCTGGAGCGCCGGATTCCCCCTCCGCTGGCGGCCGCGGGGGGCGATCTGGCGGCCTTGCTGGCCGGCGCCAGCCTTGTTTTCGCCTATGCCCCTTTCGGGCTGGGTCTGCTGGCCGTGCCGGCCCTCGCGCTGCTGTTTCTGCTCTGGTGGCTGGTGCCTGAACGCGCCCTGCGGCGTGGTTACGCCTTCGGGCTGGGTCAGTTCGGTGCCGGGGTGAGCTGGGTGTTCGTCAGTATTTACGGCTACGGCGGCGTCAACCTGCCCTTGTCGCTGTTTTTGACCGCCTTGTTTGTGGCCTTTCTCGCCTTGTTTCCCGCCGCGGCCGGCGCCCTGGCCGGGCGCTTTGGGCGGCGGCGGGGGGCGGCGCCGGCCCTGGCGCTGGTTTTTCCCGCCTGCTGGGTGCTGTTGGAGTGGTGCCGGGGCTGGTTTCTCACCGGTTTCCCCTGGTTGCTCATGGGTTACAGCCAGCTTGATCTGCCGCTCGCGGGCTGGGCGCCGGTGCTGGGGGTCTACGGGGTGTCGCTGACCGTGGCCCTGAGTGCGGGCTTGCTGGCGGCCGCCGTCTTGGCGCCGTCCTGGCGCGACCGGACATGGCCGGTGGTGGCCGTGGCCGTGCTGTGGCTCGCCGGCGCCCTGATGGCCGGGGTAAGCTGGACCCAGCCCCATGGCCGGCCCCTCAAAGTGAGCCTGTTGCAGGGCAATATCCCCCAGGAGCTGAAATGGACCTTCGAGCTGCGCCAGCCCACGCTGGACTTGTACGCCGGGCTGACCCGGGCCAATTGGGACGCCGATCTGATCGTCTGGCCCGAAACCGCCCTGCCGGATTTTTATCACCGGGAACAAGACTTTCTCGACGGTCTGGAAGCGGAGGCCCGCCGGCACGGCAGTTCGCTGCTGGTGGGGGTGCTCTACCAGGAGCCCGGTTCCCGCCGCTATTTCAACAGCATGGTCAGTCTCGACGGGGGCCGGGCCTTTTATCACAAGAATCATCTGGTGCCTTTTACGGAGTACCTGCCCCTGAAAGGGGCCTTGGCGGGCATTGTGGATTTCATGAACGTGCCCATGTCCGACTTCTCCGCCGGCGGGCCGGACCAGTCCCCCCTGCCGGCAGCAGGGCAGCAGGCGGGTATTTCCATTTGTTATGAAGATGCCTTCGGCGAAGAGGTGATCCGCATGCTGCCGCAGGCGACGGTGTTGGTGAACGTGAGCAACGATGCTTGGTTCGGTGAATCCGTGGCCCCGTTTCAGCACTTGCAGATGGCCCGCATGCGGGCGCTGGAAAGCGGCCGGCCCATGCTGCGGGCCACCAATACGGGGCTGACGGCGGTGATCGACGCCCGTGGCGCTGTGCAGTCCCAGGCGCCGCAGTTCAAAGTCTATGCCCTCAACGATGAGGTTCAGCCCATGCGCGGCATGACCCCCTACGCCCGGTCTGGCAACAGTGTTGCCGTGGGGGCGGCGGTGTTGATGTGGCTGGCGGGTTTGTGGCCGGGCGGCGGGAGAAAAAGATAA
- a CDS encoding sel1 repeat family protein, with product MIGLPLREGAKHKGGTTMRLGVYAIVLLAGSSLSACSWWHRDTTAEPAPPGADLSLKQDVDWARRAQLRQRAEAGDTEAQYQLGIARCCGFGPGRTEPKARRWLCRAAIHGHRDAQYELGRTYGQQMAKARPFSLSQFIVYAHYWYSLAAAQGHGPAAAYRDKLERDMTPRQIARSRAWQAQGTGPRCS from the coding sequence ATGATAGGCTTGCCCCTGCGCGAGGGGGCAAAACACAAGGGGGGAACAACCATGCGGCTCGGAGTATACGCCATTGTCTTGCTGGCCGGATCGTCTTTGTCCGCCTGCTCCTGGTGGCACAGGGACACCACTGCCGAGCCGGCACCGCCAGGCGCTGATCTTTCCCTGAAACAGGACGTGGACTGGGCCCGGCGCGCGCAACTGCGACAACGCGCCGAGGCAGGCGACACCGAGGCGCAGTATCAACTGGGCATTGCCCGGTGCTGCGGCTTCGGCCCCGGCCGCACCGAACCCAAGGCCCGCCGGTGGTTGTGCCGCGCCGCCATCCACGGCCACCGCGACGCGCAGTACGAGCTGGGCCGCACCTACGGCCAGCAAATGGCCAAGGCCCGCCCGTTCTCCTTGAGCCAGTTCATCGTCTATGCCCACTACTGGTACAGCCTGGCCGCCGCGCAGGGCCACGGCCCCGCCGCCGCCTACCGCGACAAGCTGGAACGGGACATGACGCCGCGTCAGATCGCCCGCTCCAGGGCCTGGCAGGCCCAGGGGACCGGACCGCGCTGCAGTTGA
- the ald gene encoding alanine dehydrogenase, protein MRIGIPKEIKDHEYRVGGTPSGVKTLVEAGHEVVVEHNAGAEIGFGDEAYRAAGAEVADRAAVYACPMVVKVKEPQPSEYGLLREGQVLFAYLHLAPDPKQAAALLERKIVGIAYETVTDARGHLPLLVPMSEVAGRLAIQAGADALQMINGGRGVLLGGVPGVPPGRVLIIGGGMVGTQAARMAMGLGADVTLLDVSLDRLRELDDLYGPRLKTRYSDSYTLAELLPQADLVVGAVLIPGGQAPRLVTRDHLKTMKRGAVIVDVAIDQGGCVATSHPTTHSDPTYIVDGVVHYCVANMPGAVAHTSTWALTHATLPYVLELAGKGYRQALADHPGLRDGLNVCFGKVTNEHVAADLGYDYVPPQAALAGG, encoded by the coding sequence ATGAGAATTGGGATACCTAAAGAAATCAAGGACCACGAATACCGGGTGGGGGGCACGCCCTCGGGTGTGAAAACCCTGGTGGAGGCCGGCCACGAGGTGGTGGTGGAACACAACGCCGGTGCCGAGATCGGCTTTGGTGACGAGGCCTACCGGGCCGCCGGCGCCGAAGTGGCGGACCGGGCTGCGGTTTACGCCTGCCCCATGGTGGTCAAAGTGAAGGAGCCCCAGCCCAGCGAATACGGGCTGCTGCGGGAAGGGCAGGTGTTGTTCGCCTACCTGCATCTTGCCCCTGATCCCAAGCAGGCCGCGGCCCTGTTGGAACGCAAAATCGTAGGCATCGCGTATGAGACCGTCACCGATGCCCGCGGCCACCTGCCCCTGCTCGTTCCCATGAGCGAAGTGGCCGGTCGCCTGGCCATCCAGGCCGGGGCCGATGCCCTGCAAATGATCAACGGCGGCCGTGGCGTGCTCTTGGGAGGCGTGCCCGGCGTGCCACCGGGGCGGGTGCTCATCATAGGCGGCGGCATGGTAGGCACTCAGGCGGCCCGCATGGCCATGGGGCTGGGCGCCGATGTGACCCTGCTTGATGTCAGTCTGGACCGGTTGCGGGAGCTGGATGACCTCTACGGGCCCCGGCTCAAAACCCGCTATTCCGACAGCTATACCCTGGCCGAACTGCTGCCCCAGGCCGATTTGGTGGTGGGCGCCGTCTTGATTCCCGGCGGCCAGGCCCCGAGGCTGGTTACCCGCGACCACCTCAAGACCATGAAACGCGGCGCCGTCATCGTCGATGTGGCCATCGACCAGGGCGGCTGCGTGGCCACCTCCCATCCCACCACCCATTCCGATCCCACCTACATCGTGGACGGTGTGGTGCACTACTGCGTGGCCAATATGCCCGGTGCCGTGGCTCACACATCCACCTGGGCGTTGACCCACGCCACCTTGCCCTACGTGCTGGAGCTGGCCGGCAAAGGTTACCGCCAGGCCCTGGCGGACCATCCCGGACTGCGCGACGGCCTCAACGTCTGTTTCGGCAAGGTCACCAATGAGCACGTGGCCGCGGATCTGGGCTATGACTACGTCCCGCCGCAGGCGGCTCTGGCGGGGGGGTGA